Part of the Streptomyces europaeiscabiei genome is shown below.
ATCGCGCGGAACGCGTCGATGGCGGCCTGGTCTCCGCGACTTTGTCGCCAACGCGCCGAATCGCTGCTGGGTCGCCGACTTCACCCACGTCGCCACGTTCTCCGGCGTCGTCTACGTCGCCTTCGTCGTGGACACCTTCTCCCGCCGGATTGTCGGCTGGTCCGCCTCGACCACGAAGCAGACCCGGCTCGTCCTGGACGCCCTGGACATGGGAACTGTGGCAACGCGACCGCGACCAACACCCGTACCTGCCAGGTGAGTTGATTCATCACTCGGACGCAGGATCGCAATATACGTCCTTCACGCTGGCCGAGCACTTGGAGAAGGCCGACATCGCCGCCTCCATCGGATCGGTCGGGGACGCATACGACAACGCGCTGATGGAGTCGACGATCGGCCTCTTCAAAACCGAGGTGATCAAGCCGCAACGGCCCTGGCGGTCCCTCGCCCAGGTCGAGCTGGCGACCGCCGAATGGACCGACTGGTACAACCACACCCGGCTCCACGGTGAAATAGGGCACATCCCGCCCGCCGAATACGAAGCCAACCACTACCTGAGCACCACGAAAGCCCAGGTCACAACCAACATCTGAGATCTCTACCGAACCCGGAACGGTTCAGTCCGCGGTCGCTGAGGATTCGCGATAGCGGCTGCGGAAGGATCTACGTCGGGCATCGCGCACGATGGCCCACTCGGCGAAGGGGCGGATGATCCGCAGGTGGTGGGAGAGGAGAGGTTCGAGGGCCTGGCGGAGCCAGATCTCTAGGCGCGCCAGGAACTCGTCGCGGCTGGGCAAAACTTGTGTGGTGATCAGGAGGTTTCGGACCGCGCGTGTGTCGTGGTCCTGAGGAAGGTCGTCCAGCAGATCATGAGTGATCTCAGCCTGCCCCGCGGCCAGGCTCGCCAGCAGCTGGCCGCCGCTTCGGCTCAGCCAGTTGATGACGGAGCGAGGGGAGGTGGCCGAGATGAGTGCCTCTGCCAGCGGGACGAGTTGGGGGCCCGGCTGGCCGTTTTCGCCGCTGAGGAGATCGCGGACCCGGTCACTGGCGACGCATCGCGTGCAGCGCCCGTCGGCGTAGATGTCGCCGGGGTAGGCGCAGCGTTGGCAGGTGAAGTCGACGTCGATGCCCCAGCAGGGCCCGCATGCTTCGCCGCCGACTTCGGTCGGGCCCACGAGGACCCGGGTGGTGCCGCAGAGAGTGCAGGGTGCCGGATTGCGGCGTCGGCGTCCGTAGCAGGTGGGGCAGAGCGGGCCAGCTGGCCAGGTCGCGA
Proteins encoded:
- a CDS encoding integrase core domain-containing protein, which encodes MEKADIAASIGSVGDAYDNALMESTIGLFKTEVIKPQRPWRSLAQVELATAEWTDWYNHTRLHGEIGHIPPAEYEANHYLSTTKAQVTTNI